Proteins found in one Asterias rubens chromosome 12, eAstRub1.3, whole genome shotgun sequence genomic segment:
- the LOC117297376 gene encoding glyoxal reductase-like isoform X2: MEVSECLTLCNGVKIPSLGIGTSPFGGYSHEAMVHALKHCKVRHIDTARRYNNEHLVAKSIQESGVVRGDLFITSKAWPSDYGYESTKQAFRESLQQTQVDYFDLYLLHWPMSPDGTNTKKLISESWRVLEELYAKGLCKSIGVSNFKISDLENLKETWTVIPQVNQIEVHVFNYPKELIDYCNGLGIQIVAYSPMGKGKVLDYHVIIKMAGKYCRTCSQVANRWVLQHGLATIPKSTKCSRVEENCKVFDFTLSDEDMDTLDQLHITDYYRAVDPSTVRFDRL; encoded by the exons ATGGAGGTCAGTGAATGTTTGACACTGTGCAATGGCGTGAAAATACCATCTCTGGGAATTG GAACTTCACCTTTTGGTGGCTACAGTCACGAGGCAATGGTCCACGCACTGAAACATTGCAAAGTCAGACACATCGACACGGCTAGGAGGTACAACAACGAACACCTAGTGGCCAAGTCGATTCAAGAAAGTGGAGTGGTGCGAGGAGACCTGTTCATCACCAGTAAGGCCTGGCCTTCCGACTACGGTTACGAGAGCACGAAGCAAGCATTCAGGGAGTCTCTCCAACAAACTCAAGTGGATTATTTTG ATCTATACTTACTTCACTGGCCAATGTCACCTGATGGAACCAACACTAAGAAACTAATCAGTGAGTCTTGGAGGGTACTTGAGGAACTCTACGCAAAAG GTCTTTGCAAATCCATTGGAGTAAGTAACTTCAAGATCTCGGACCTTGAAAACTTGAAAGAAACGTGGACGGTCATTCCCCAAGTTAATCAA ATCGAAGTCCATGTGTTCAACTATCCAAAAGAGCTGATTGATTATTGCAATGGACTTGGGATTCAAATTGTG GCTTACAGCCCAATGGGTAAAGGAAAAGTTCTGGATTATCACGTGATTATCAAGATGGCGGGAAAATATTGCAGAACCTGCAGTCAAGTTGCAAATCGCTGGGTTTTACAG CACGGCTTGGCAACGATACCTAAATCCACAAAGTGTAGTCGAGTCGAAGAAAACTGCAAG gtgtTTGACTTCACGCTATCAGATGAAGACATGGACACTCTGGATCAGTTACATATAACAGATTATTATCGTGCTGTTGATCCAAGCACAGTGCGATTCGATCGTCTGTAG
- the LOC117297376 gene encoding glyoxal reductase-like isoform X1 produces MCAMGWKNPGEDERFSKDVVIGTSPFGGYSHEAMVHALKHCKVRHIDTARRYNNEHLVAKSIQESGVVRGDLFITSKAWPSDYGYESTKQAFRESLQQTQVDYFDLYLLHWPMSPDGTNTKKLISESWRVLEELYAKGLCKSIGVSNFKISDLENLKETWTVIPQVNQIEVHVFNYPKELIDYCNGLGIQIVAYSPMGKGKVLDYHVIIKMAGKYCRTCSQVANRWVLQHGLATIPKSTKCSRVEENCKVFDFTLSDEDMDTLDQLHITDYYRAVDPSTVRFDRL; encoded by the exons ATGTGTGCTATGGGTTGGAAAAACCCTGGAGAGGACGAGAGATTTTCAAAAGACGTCGTTATTG GAACTTCACCTTTTGGTGGCTACAGTCACGAGGCAATGGTCCACGCACTGAAACATTGCAAAGTCAGACACATCGACACGGCTAGGAGGTACAACAACGAACACCTAGTGGCCAAGTCGATTCAAGAAAGTGGAGTGGTGCGAGGAGACCTGTTCATCACCAGTAAGGCCTGGCCTTCCGACTACGGTTACGAGAGCACGAAGCAAGCATTCAGGGAGTCTCTCCAACAAACTCAAGTGGATTATTTTG ATCTATACTTACTTCACTGGCCAATGTCACCTGATGGAACCAACACTAAGAAACTAATCAGTGAGTCTTGGAGGGTACTTGAGGAACTCTACGCAAAAG GTCTTTGCAAATCCATTGGAGTAAGTAACTTCAAGATCTCGGACCTTGAAAACTTGAAAGAAACGTGGACGGTCATTCCCCAAGTTAATCAA ATCGAAGTCCATGTGTTCAACTATCCAAAAGAGCTGATTGATTATTGCAATGGACTTGGGATTCAAATTGTG GCTTACAGCCCAATGGGTAAAGGAAAAGTTCTGGATTATCACGTGATTATCAAGATGGCGGGAAAATATTGCAGAACCTGCAGTCAAGTTGCAAATCGCTGGGTTTTACAG CACGGCTTGGCAACGATACCTAAATCCACAAAGTGTAGTCGAGTCGAAGAAAACTGCAAG gtgtTTGACTTCACGCTATCAGATGAAGACATGGACACTCTGGATCAGTTACATATAACAGATTATTATCGTGCTGTTGATCCAAGCACAGTGCGATTCGATCGTCTGTAG
- the LOC117297682 gene encoding gamma-aminobutyric acid type B receptor subunit 1-like, whose protein sequence is MVADDKMCLFNIVASRTPVTSRTLVSAVLIAAVLSGLATRTCRAAKIPLPIMMINPGGSWIGIDRAMELARDDVNRQDGILDDYELQLVANYSNPMKPQLPNTGNAEYVLYSHIYDGPGKPMPFLLGSFYSEECEVLCQTTGQFDIIQIGNGAVSPSLSDRTQCKTYYRTVQSASQQNVPRLRLIQMYGWDKVAILRYSNVLFSSVMDSLRSMLNENNITIVANEMFEDSPASYVGYLKEKDARIIIGLFWDTEGRKVFCEAYKQGLYGPRYVWILRGVGYFSPGWVTLEDPLVSCTAEEMIKATEGVIITNWQFIPAAQEVSITGRTPSDFVEAYNAFAGSVSFGGAGSLFYDSVLTAALAMNNSIAPLRLVNKTLEDYTYNDHEMRDIFMNVLDNIYFVGVSGPLSFLEDGDRVGQFQIEQIKDGKAKVVGRFLSREDKFEWDDGGVYFLNGEPPHDEIRIEERLITLSSTGFATVCTLSALGIVLAFALLNFNVVMRKQKIIKLSSPTINNLIILGSIMTYISVVLNGVDEEMVGFENMDHLCRARLWMLSLGFTLGFGSMFSKTWRVHKIFMNKKLERRSVKDYQLVTMVGIFLLLESVYLGVWEVRPLQAVWESYPSQGKSEGDLLLIPVVQRCTRIGVSDLTWLAGIYIFNGIQLVFGLFLAYETRNVKIEALNDSKNIGMSVYNVFILSCMGAVFSLLMDPLRNETVFIVTSVCITVSTTTTLLIIFTPKIRDVIRNPGGTKITTMASASVAPERSCHGPPVATVMTVSGPASGPQQHPSTSGGQMLVAHR, encoded by the exons ATGGTTGCTGATGACAAGATGTGTCTGTTTAACATCGTGGCGAGCCGGACTCCGGTAACGAGTCGGACCCTGGTGTCAGCCGTGTTGATTGCGGCCGTGCTCTCGGGGCTGGCGACCCGTACGTGCCGGGCCGCGAAGATACCACTTCCGATCATGATGATCAACCCAGGCGGGTCATGGATTGGGATTGACCGTGCAATGGAGTTAGCTAGGGATGACGTCAATCGCCAAGACGGTATACTGGATGACTACGAACTTCAACTGGTCGCCAACTACTCAAAC CCGATGAAACCACAACTACCAAACACCGGGAATGCGGAGTACGTTCTTTACAGTCATATCTACGATGGCCCAGGCAAGCCAATGCCGTTCCTTCTCGGTAGTTTCTACTCGGAAGAATGCGAAGTGCTTTGCCAAACCACCGGGCAGTTTGATATCATACAG ATTGGAAACGGCGCGGTATCACCGAGTCTCTCAGACCGCACCCAGTGCAAGACATACTACCGGACCGTACAATCCGCCTCGCAGCAGAACGTTCCACGTCTCAGATTGATACAGATGTATGGATGGGACAAGGTGGCAATACTACGCTACAGTAACGTGCTCTTCTCATCG GTGATGGATTCCCTACGATCTATGCTGAATGAAAATAACATCACCATTGTGGCGAATGAGATGTTTGAAGACAGTCCTGCCAGCTACGTCGGTTACCTTAAG GAGAAAGATGCTCGAATTATCATCGGTCTATTTTGGGATACGGAAGGGAGGAAGGTCTTTTGTGAG GCGTACAAACAGGGTCTGTACGGGCCTCGTTACGTGTGGATACTACGCGGCGTTGGGTACTTTTCCCCCGGCTGGGTGACGCTGGAGGACCCATTGGTATCGTGTACTGCTGAAGAGATGATTAAAGCTACGGAGGGAGTTATTATCACCAATTGGCAGTTTATACCAGCAGCTCAAGAGGTCTCCATCACAGGAAGG ACACCGAGTGATTTCGTGGAGGCCTACAACGCGTTTGCCGGCAGCGTATCATTCGGAGGAGCGGGATCATTGTTTTATGACTCCGTGCTCACTGCAGCATTGGCTATGAACAATTCTATTGCACCACTTCGATTGG TGAACAAGACACTTGAAGACTACACGTATAACGACCACGAAATGCGTGATATATTCATGAACGTTTTGGACAACATCTATTTTGTTGGAGTCTCG GGTCCACTTAGTTTTCTGGAAGATGGCGACAGGGTGGGACAGTTTCAAATCGAACAAATCAAAG ATGGAAAGGCTAAAGTCGTGGGAAGATTTCTGTCACGCGAAGACAAGTTCGAGTGGGACGACGGCGGAGTGTACTTTCTGA ACGGCGAGCCACCACATGATGAGATACGAATTGAGGAGAGACTAATAACGTTATCATCAACGGGGTTCGCTACCGTCTGCACGCTCTCAGCTCTGGGCATCGTGCTGGCTTTCGCACTACTCAACTTTAATGTTGTCATGcgcaaacaaaa AATTATCAAGCTGTCAAGTCCAACTATCAACAACCTAATTATTCTTGGGAGCATTATGACGTATATATCAGTTGTGCTGAACGGCGTCGATGAAGAGATGGTTGGGTTTGAAAATATGGACCACCTCTGCAGG gctCGACTATGGATGCTATCACTCGGTTTCACACTCGGTTTTGGTTCCATGTTCTCAAAGACGTGGCGAGTTCATAAGATCTTCATGAACAAAAAACTGGAAAGACGG TCTGTAAAGGACTACCAGCTCGTCACCATGGTGggaatttttttacttttggaaAGCGTTTATCTTGGAGTCTGGGAAGTGAGACCCTTACAAGCTGTTTGGGAAAGCTATCCGTCTCAG GGCAAATCAGAAGGAGATCTTCTGTTGATACCAGTCGTTCAACGCTGTACTCGCATTGGAGTATCAGATCTCACGTGGCTAGCTGGTATTTACATATTCAACGGAATTCAACTTGTCTTCGGACTCTTTCTTG CGTACGAGACGAGGAACGTAAAGATTGAGGCACTGAACGACTCCAAGAACATCGGCATGTCAGTTTACAACGTCTTCATCTTATCCTGCATGGGGGCGGTCTTTAGCCTACTCATGGACCCCCTGAGGAACGAAACCGTTTTTATTGTGACGTCAGTCTGCATCACAGTCAGTACAACCACAACTCTCCTTATTATCTTCACCCCTAAG ATACGTGATGTAATACGAAACCCAGGTGGCACCAAGATAACCACAATGGCGTCAGCAAGCGTCGCGCCGGAGCGCTCATGTCATGGCCCACCTGTTGCAACTGTAATGACGGTATCGGGGCCCGCATCAGGGCCCCAACAGCATCCGTCCACATCAGGGGGTCAAATGTTGGTAGCTCATCGGTGA